Proteins from a genomic interval of Clostridium sp. AN503:
- a CDS encoding SLC13 family permease, with translation MSHIDIISIVFLFVIVGIGFVKKCNIGVLAIGSALILGKLGGLSDNAVLAGFDAKLFITLVGVSFLFSVAQVNGTLELVARKGIGLAGKRTWLVPIIIFLVSGILTMIGPGNIPVGNLMTVVAVTVAVSMGENPILFALAAKVAANGFTLSPLTPPGVLMNTLGTEAGYTDFAMPVMWNCIIWAVILMVGFSIYYKIWKIKPGSANTGVLEAKTKLSRPQWITVLGIVIMVIMVVALGFNVGLSSFFVAALLVIAGVTDEKKALTKVPWGTLILICGVGTLMNIVIELGGLAVMSDALLSIMTPKTAAPIIAVTSSILSFFSSTTGVVMPSMIPTLGPIVETLGTGSAGFAQLASVVITSSLSAAFSPASTGGGLIMAAYMTASDSEEKDKEQNKLFGRLFIIAVVCVLANAVLSAIGIYGIIV, from the coding sequence ATGAGCCATATTGATATTATTTCGATTGTTTTTCTGTTTGTGATAGTGGGTATTGGATTTGTAAAAAAATGTAATATCGGCGTTCTTGCAATTGGTTCCGCCCTTATTCTGGGGAAGCTCGGGGGGCTTAGCGACAACGCTGTCCTGGCAGGATTTGATGCGAAGCTGTTCATCACCCTGGTGGGCGTATCCTTCCTGTTCAGTGTTGCTCAGGTAAACGGTACTTTGGAGCTGGTGGCGCGAAAAGGGATCGGACTTGCGGGAAAACGCACCTGGCTGGTGCCGATCATCATTTTCCTGGTGTCCGGTATCCTGACGATGATCGGGCCGGGCAATATCCCGGTAGGCAACTTAATGACGGTCGTAGCAGTGACCGTGGCGGTCAGCATGGGTGAGAACCCGATCCTGTTCGCTTTGGCTGCAAAGGTGGCTGCAAATGGTTTTACCCTTTCCCCCCTGACACCGCCGGGCGTACTCATGAACACACTGGGAACTGAGGCGGGGTATACGGATTTTGCCATGCCGGTTATGTGGAACTGCATTATCTGGGCGGTGATCCTGATGGTCGGATTCTCCATTTACTATAAGATATGGAAGATCAAACCCGGCAGCGCCAATACCGGCGTGCTGGAAGCAAAGACAAAACTGAGCCGCCCGCAGTGGATCACCGTACTGGGTATCGTGATCATGGTGATCATGGTGGTTGCGCTTGGGTTTAATGTGGGGCTGTCCTCCTTCTTTGTTGCTGCACTGCTTGTGATCGCCGGTGTTACGGATGAAAAGAAAGCGCTGACAAAGGTGCCGTGGGGGACCCTGATCCTGATCTGCGGTGTCGGCACTCTGATGAATATTGTGATCGAGCTGGGCGGTCTGGCGGTGATGTCGGATGCACTTTTGTCCATTATGACGCCAAAGACGGCGGCGCCGATCATTGCGGTGACTTCCTCCATCCTGTCCTTCTTCAGCTCCACCACTGGCGTGGTCATGCCTTCCATGATCCCGACGCTGGGGCCGATCGTAGAGACGCTGGGAACCGGATCTGCGGGATTTGCCCAGCTGGCAAGCGTTGTGATCACTTCTTCCCTGTCGGCTGCATTCAGCCCGGCATCTACAGGAGGCGGACTGATCATGGCTGCATACATGACCGCATCGGATTCCGAAGAGAAGGATAAGGAGCAGAACAAACTGTTTGGCCGTCTGTTCATCATTGCGGTGGTGTGCGTGCTTGCCAATGCAGTACTGTCTGCAATCGGGATCTATGGAATCATTGTTTAA
- a CDS encoding LysR family transcriptional regulator, with amino-acid sequence MDFKDLSYVIAVAKYQNITKAANSLYITQPTLTKFLQNLEQSLGQKLFKKSGNRFLLTYAGERYVEKAGEILQLKKELDNEMSDIIKSDIGVLNIAFPMMRGTYLIPCTLPIFKSLYPNVQINIKESASSSLEAMILSGETDLAFFNAPVKSREVDCEIISREEMLLVMSTRHPLADQGIRREGYRYPWFDLSRLSDDIFILQEPGQRSRQVVDLVFQDLNISPRRTLVTSNIHAGAELASKGYGIAFVTDTHLKHMNISDKIACFSFGRHRTLIDFVAAYRKNSYLNYHATEYIKIVKDFT; translated from the coding sequence ATGGATTTTAAAGATCTTTCCTATGTCATAGCCGTTGCCAAATACCAGAATATCACAAAGGCCGCCAACTCTTTATATATCACACAGCCCACGCTGACCAAATTCCTTCAGAATCTGGAACAGAGCCTGGGCCAAAAGCTGTTTAAAAAGTCAGGCAACCGTTTTCTGCTCACCTATGCCGGAGAGCGCTATGTGGAAAAGGCGGGGGAGATCCTTCAGCTCAAGAAAGAGCTGGATAACGAGATGTCGGATATTATCAAAAGTGATATCGGCGTTCTTAACATTGCATTCCCCATGATGAGGGGAACCTACTTGATTCCCTGTACCCTGCCTATTTTTAAAAGCCTCTATCCAAACGTGCAGATCAATATCAAAGAGTCAGCGTCCTCCTCCTTAGAGGCCATGATCCTGTCAGGAGAAACAGATCTGGCATTCTTCAATGCGCCTGTGAAAAGCCGGGAGGTGGACTGCGAGATCATCAGCCGCGAGGAGATGCTTTTAGTCATGTCCACACGCCACCCCCTGGCAGACCAGGGGATCCGGAGGGAAGGCTACCGTTATCCATGGTTTGACTTATCCCGGCTGAGCGATGATATCTTCATTCTCCAGGAGCCGGGACAGCGTTCAAGACAGGTGGTAGACCTGGTTTTCCAGGATTTAAATATCAGCCCCCGCCGGACGCTGGTGACCAGCAATATCCATGCGGGAGCTGAACTTGCCTCCAAAGGATACGGGATCGCATTTGTCACCGACACCCATTTAAAGCACATGAATATCAGTGACAAGATCGCCTGCTTCTCCTTCGGACGCCACCGCACCCTGATTGATTTCGTTGCCGCTTATCGGAAGAATTCTTATCTGAATTATCACGCGACAGAGTATATCAAGATTGTGAAGGATTTTACCTAG
- a CDS encoding PrpF domain-containing protein — protein sequence MLDQNRRRIPCTIMRGGTSKGVYILENYLPKEEKERNDLLLKIMGSPDLKQINGLGGAASVTSKVAVVGVSSRPDADVDYTFAQVAVDKPVVSYKGNCGNISSGVGPFAIEQGLVKMTEPVTRVKVYNTNTDKIIEEEVVVENGAVKYDGDFAIAGVTGTASPIKLKFLNPAGSVTGKLLPTGNPVDVLEVPGLGPVSVSIVDAANPLVFVKAKDLGLTGKELPAELDGDEEKLDLLETVRGLAAVKLGLIDDYRESAFKMPGVPKMTFVAEPEDYMAAGEKQVKGEDIDILSRMMSMQKAHPTYAMTGAMCTAVAAVIPGSIVNQAVRPGVDPEFIRIGHAGGVLEAGVEYRENDGAIEVESAFGFRTANLILEGFVYC from the coding sequence ATGCTGGATCAGAATAGAAGAAGGATTCCCTGCACCATCATGCGGGGCGGCACCAGTAAAGGTGTGTACATATTGGAAAATTATCTGCCGAAGGAAGAGAAGGAGAGGAATGACCTGCTTTTGAAGATCATGGGAAGCCCCGACCTAAAGCAGATCAACGGGCTGGGAGGCGCGGCCTCTGTGACCAGCAAGGTAGCTGTTGTGGGTGTTTCCAGTCGTCCGGATGCGGATGTGGATTATACCTTTGCCCAGGTTGCAGTGGATAAGCCGGTGGTCAGCTACAAGGGCAACTGTGGGAATATTTCCTCCGGTGTCGGGCCGTTTGCCATCGAGCAGGGACTGGTGAAGATGACGGAGCCGGTCACCCGGGTAAAGGTGTACAACACCAATACCGACAAGATCATTGAGGAAGAAGTGGTCGTGGAGAACGGCGCAGTCAAATATGACGGGGATTTTGCCATTGCCGGAGTGACAGGGACAGCTTCCCCGATTAAATTAAAATTCTTAAACCCGGCGGGCAGTGTGACTGGAAAGCTTCTTCCTACGGGAAATCCCGTAGATGTGCTGGAAGTTCCTGGCCTGGGTCCTGTATCCGTGTCCATAGTGGATGCCGCCAATCCGTTGGTGTTTGTGAAGGCGAAGGATCTGGGGCTTACGGGTAAAGAACTGCCGGCTGAGCTGGATGGAGATGAAGAGAAGCTGGATCTTCTGGAAACTGTCCGTGGACTGGCAGCGGTAAAGCTTGGGCTGATCGACGATTACAGGGAGTCAGCCTTTAAGATGCCGGGAGTTCCCAAGATGACCTTTGTGGCAGAGCCGGAGGATTACATGGCAGCGGGTGAAAAGCAGGTGAAGGGGGAGGACATTGACATTCTGTCGCGTATGATGTCCATGCAGAAGGCCCATCCCACCTACGCCATGACAGGAGCCATGTGTACGGCGGTGGCGGCAGTCATTCCGGGCAGCATCGTGAATCAGGCGGTGAGGCCGGGCGTTGACCCGGAATTCATCCGCATCGGCCATGCCGGCGGCGTACTGGAAGCCGGGGTGGAATACCGTGAGAACGATGGGGCGATTGAGGTGGAATCCGCATTTGGATTCCGGACTGCGAATTTAATACTGGAAG